From Triticum urartu cultivar G1812 chromosome 2, Tu2.1, whole genome shotgun sequence, a single genomic window includes:
- the LOC125541146 gene encoding peroxidase 2-like, which produces MAKLAILISCAMLLAAACHGLEMGYYRSTCPKAEALVRAEVKKAVRADAGSGAGIIRMLFHDCFVEGCDASVLLDPTPANPQPEKLGAPNNPSLRGFEVIDAAKAALERACPGVVSCADVVAFAARDASYLLSHARVSFHVPAGRLDGRRSIANDTLLFLPGPTSNLSTLVSGFAAKGLSAEDMVVLSGAHSIGRSHCSSFVPDRLATQSDIGAPLASLLRRRCPASPTAANDPTVVQDFVTPRKLDNQFYKNVLARRVLFTSDAALLSSQDTGRMVRANARFLASWEKKFAKAMVKMANIEIKGSGVGEIRKNCRLVN; this is translated from the coding sequence ATGGCTAAGCTTGCCATTCTGATCTCATGCGCCATGCTCCTAGCCGCGGCGTGCCATGGCCTGGAGATGGGCTACTACCGAAGCACGTGCCCGAAGGCCGAGGCGCTCGTGCGCGCCGAGGTGAAGAAGGCCGTGCGCGCCGACGCCGGCTCCGGCGCCGGCATCATCCGCATGCTCTTCCACGACTGCTTCGTCGAGGGCTGCGACGCCTCCGTGCTGCTGGACCCGACGCCGGCCAACCCGCAGCCGGAGAAGCTGGGCGCGCCCAACAACCCCAGCCTCCGGGGCTTCGAGGTCATCGACGCCGCCAAGGCCGCCCTCGAGCGCGCCTGCCCCGGCGTCGTCTCCTGCGCCGACGTCGTCGCCTTCGCGGCCCGCGACGCGTCCTACCTCCTCAGCCACGCCAGGGTCAGCTTCCACGTCCCCGCCGGCCGCCTCGACGGCCGCAGGTCCATCGCCAACGACACGCTCCTCTTCCTGCCCGGCCCGACCTCCAACCTCAGCACCCTCGTCTCCGGCTTCGCCGCCAAGGGCCTCTCCGCCGAGGACATGGTCGTGCTCTCCGGGGCGCACTCCATCGGCCGCTCCCACTGCTCCTCCTTCGTCCCCGACCGCCTCGCCACCCAGTCCGACATCGGCGCGCCGCTCGCCAGCCTCCTGCGCCGCCGGTGCCCAGCCAGCCCCACCGCCGCCAACGACCCCACGGTGGTGCAGGACTTCGTGACGCCCAGGAAGCTCGACAACCAGTTCTACAAGAACGTGCTCGCGCGCAGGGTGCTCTTCACGTCCGACGCCGCGCTGCTGTCCTCGCAGGACACGGGGAGGATGGTGCGCGCCAACGCCAGGTTCCTGGCGTCGTGGGAGAAGAAGTTCGCCAAAGCGATGGTGAAGATGGCCAACATCGAAATCAAGGGCAGCGGCGTCGGCGAGATCAGGAAGAACTGCCGCCTCGTCAACTAG